A stretch of the Leptospira bandrabouensis genome encodes the following:
- a CDS encoding phosphatidylinositol phospholipase has translation MSQPKRVAFQKFLNAMRKLSTEVNDSEICKRLEILMATSKDDLPLALVNQLLQDAKNFDPKAIHEPYTQYVRHFIYMVKRNGRVPSDFASGEEDRNSDSSGSKSTRKQQATTHPKPKRTSTKSTSPVKKPKATTKTSSKKA, from the coding sequence ATGTCTCAGCCGAAGCGAGTTGCCTTCCAAAAATTTCTCAACGCAATGCGAAAACTCTCTACCGAAGTCAATGACTCGGAGATCTGCAAACGATTGGAAATTCTTATGGCCACCAGTAAGGATGACCTCCCTTTGGCTCTCGTCAATCAACTCCTTCAGGATGCAAAAAACTTCGATCCGAAAGCCATCCATGAACCCTACACTCAGTATGTCCGACATTTCATCTACATGGTCAAACGCAATGGAAGAGTTCCTAGTGACTTTGCTTCGGGAGAAGAAGACAGAAATTCGGATTCCAGTGGCTCCAAATCGACAAGAAAACAACAAGCCACTACTCACCCTAAACCAAAGCGCACTTCCACAAAATCAACATCTCCTGTAAAGAAGCCAAAAGCTACTACCAAAACTAGCTCTAAAAAGGCTTAA